In Malus sylvestris chromosome 2, drMalSylv7.2, whole genome shotgun sequence, the genomic stretch ttgtgaggtgtgtttgattcaccccattgtgcctttatttatagtagtacaAAGGGTAAAacatttccctttaggattacaacatttaataggtaatctagtcctaataggaatataagatacattcccagattccctaggatttacacaatcacattcctattctaaatatgactgcaacaattTCATATTAATATCAAATATGAGAATTATTGGCTTAATTCTATGCATTTGGCATTatgagttcatatatatatatatatattttacaaaaaaaaaaaaaaactaatatatgtaataatacataaaaaaaacgtaatttacctaccatgtacaaaaatgttatttgattcaaaatgtgtgtatatatacacacatacaaaaatgtgtgtgtgtgtgtatttttataattagaccatattaatttacctacctactatttgaaatgttcatttccaatgatgcaaaatattgtataccaacaacaaaatattgcataaacttaggaattggatcatgcttttgattttatcttttacctacaaacaatcatatacatattactttatatatttttaccaGAAAACGTCCCTAATAggctaatatatgtaataatacatgaacAATAATTTGCCTACCATGtatacaaaaatgttatttgattcaaaatatataatctaggttttctcaaaaaaaaaaaaaaaatatatatatatatatatatattttatataattggaacaaattaatttacctacctacaagatagagaagtgttatttgttttaattttaaattacatCTAAGGGTTTTTGTATAAAAAGTCCACATTACACTAGGATTTAGTGAAAAGAATATTAATACGATAATGATTGACCTCAGTCGGTCTCTCCGAAACTTAAACAAACCTTAATTATCGTTTCACGTATGTCGTGGTTTTGTTCTTGTCCAAATATGTGGCTTTAAGTTAGCAAATTCCTTATCTAGCAAATTAGAGTTGGGAATACTTTTCAACTTTAAATACATATGGACTTTGACTTTTGTTCTTGACCACAGACGTTTGAGCCAATTATTTGTTCTCTAATCGAGACTCTTGCCTTTTGAGTCAATGCTTTGTTCTCTGGTTGATTTCTATATATAAAAGTAAAGACGAGACGAATATTCAAACCAAATCAAGGAAACTGAGAGTTAATGATACAGAAAATGGAGAACATGATAGAAAtgcttcttttgcttttccttttatttatttgcttAGCAAAAGCTAGTACCTCAACGCCATCCCCGCTCCCCAACATTCACAACCAAACTCAAAGTCCAAAACATTTTGTGTTGATACATGGAGCTTGTCATGGAGCATGGAGCTGGTATAAGGTGGCCACTCTCTTGAAGGACTCAGGTCACCGTGTCACAGCTCTAGACTTGGGAGCATCCGGGATCAACCCGATTCAGGTCGAGCAACTCCCTTCGTTATTGGAATTTGTCGAGCCTTTGACAAAGCTCATGGTGTCTCTACCACCAAATGAAAAGGTTATCCTTGTGGCTCACAGCTATGGTGGTGCCGTCATATCTATTTTCATGGAGAGGTTCTCTCAGAAAATTTCTGCTGCGGTGTATGTCACAGCTATCATGTCTGGTCCTACTCTTAATTACTCAACTATATTTGCAGAGGTAATGAACTTCACACACACATAGATTGAGTTGCGCAATATGTCTTCTTTGTAGTGCTTTACTACGTACTATGAGTTAAAATTGACCATATGCCGTACCTTGTTCATCGTATCTTGTGAATCAAGAAGTATGATGATACAACTATATCTGTCTTGAGGGTTTCCTTAATGAACTTATTTGAGAGACACCTTGTTTGTACATATGTCATATCTTTTGTTCATTGTTGTCTGCATCCTACTGATCAATGAGACAAGGGTAACTAACACATAATTTTCTTGAAAAATGTATAGTTTGTTAAAACATTTGATTTTAAGGACTCTCGGTTCAGATATGATAAGGGGACCAGCAACCCTGCAACCTCCTTTATCCTTGGGCCTAAGGACATGGCGACAAGCTTGTACCAGCTCTCACCACCAGAGGTAACTCTTagtcattaattaattaaattggaaCCCCTATCCGTGCTCTGTTAACCCTATTGGTTGTTGACTGATATAACGTGAAGGATTTTACCCTAGGGTTGTCGTTGGTGAGATTTGCTCCTCTATACAATTGTGATGTAATAAAGCTCACGAAAGAGAAATATGGAACAGTTCCTAGAGTGTTCATCGTGTCCCACCAAGACCATACAGTATTGTTGGATCTGCAAAAGTATATGATCAAGAACAATCCGCCAAATGAAGTGAAAGTGATAAACGGTTCTGATCACATGGTCATGCTCTCGAAACCCATGGAGTTGTTCATCCATCTCCAAAATATCGCTGAGAAATATCATAAACACAAGCATGGTTAATTCAGGCATACTGCTTGCGTCCAAAGCACCACAATACTACATCTGTAATATATGTTTGTATGAttaaatgaataaatcaaagaaagTTGCTATTTCTAGCCCCGCCACCATTGtaacgaaaaaggaaaaaactgtACCAAACAAGTATTATACTATTATCCAAATATGTGAGAATGGTTTTTAAagtaggggtgtgatatctacacatcatattttacttctcacgcacctttttaattttcggccttcggatcggatgaattgaagaagatcaacagaccgaaattaacaaagggtgtgtgagaagtaatttggggtgtgtggatagcacacccctttaaaGTAATAAGTACTAGGAATTATACGGGTTCATGAACTTTAGCTCAAGAGGTATGAAGTACTTCATGTAAATTTGTCTATACATTCTGGTGTGAATTTGAACTCTATTGATATCTCTTCTTCATAATAACTAACTATTCAATCCCCTAATGTAATCgctctataaaaagaaaaaaggcacCAAGTACTACATTTTGATCTCGTATCAATTCTTTGTGTGAACAAGAATAGTTATTATCAATCCTTTGTGTCAAATAATAGTACAGAAAGTCTGCACCCAGTTGTATGCCCTTCAAAATCTCAGTactgatatatatatagcttGAGTACGTAGATAATTATTTTCATATCTACTTTCAGTAGAAAATATACGGTGAAAGGGGtattaaatcaaaataatcATTAGCTCACAAGGAGAAGGAAACCTAAATTTTAaagtaataatataaaatccatgTTTATATCTACCCAAAAAAGAATTTTCATT encodes the following:
- the LOC126613919 gene encoding methyl jasmonate esterase 1-like is translated as MIQKMENMIEMLLLLFLLFICLAKASTSTPSPLPNIHNQTQSPKHFVLIHGACHGAWSWYKVATLLKDSGHRVTALDLGASGINPIQVEQLPSLLEFVEPLTKLMVSLPPNEKVILVAHSYGGAVISIFMERFSQKISAAVYVTAIMSGPTLNYSTIFAEFVKTFDFKDSRFRYDKGTSNPATSFILGPKDMATSLYQLSPPEDFTLGLSLVRFAPLYNCDVIKLTKEKYGTVPRVFIVSHQDHTVLLDLQKYMIKNNPPNEVKVINGSDHMVMLSKPMELFIHLQNIAEKYHKHKHG